In one window of Allorhodopirellula heiligendammensis DNA:
- a CDS encoding peptidylprolyl isomerase has translation MKVATFDTNRGTIKVELFADKTPKTVGNFETLCEKKFYDGLKFHRVIPDFMIQGGCPQGTGTGGPGYQFEDEFDAELRHDGPGVLSMANAGPNTNGSQFFITHVATPHLDGRHSVFGKVIEGQDVVDSIKQGDTMTTVRVTEE, from the coding sequence ATGAAAGTGGCAACCTTCGACACCAACCGCGGCACCATCAAAGTCGAACTTTTTGCAGACAAGACACCGAAAACGGTCGGGAACTTTGAAACGCTCTGCGAGAAAAAGTTTTACGACGGTCTGAAATTTCACCGCGTGATTCCTGATTTCATGATTCAAGGTGGATGCCCTCAAGGCACGGGGACAGGAGGTCCTGGGTACCAATTTGAGGACGAGTTCGACGCCGAACTTCGCCACGACGGCCCAGGCGTGCTTTCGATGGCCAATGCAGGGCCCAATACGAATGGCTCGCAGTTTTTCATCACCCACGTGGCCACGCCGCACCTCGATGGTCGCCACAGTGTGTTCGGCAAAGTGATCGAAGGCCAAGACGTGGTGGATTCCATCAAACAAGGCGACACGATGACCACGGTGCGAGTCACCGAGGAATAG
- the gcvT gene encoding glycine cleavage system aminomethyltransferase GcvT codes for MTHSSAPASHEPSAPVGLAQTPLDSWHRSAGAKMVPFAGYEMPIQYGDGIVAEHEACRMRAALFDVSHMGRLRFDGDGAAEFLDHVLTRRVSDLPVGGVRYSMICNAEGGVLDDVLISHLETPSERRFHLLVVNASNREKIIQWLTPLLSEFPTVTMSDRTELTAMIAVQGPLAMETCKKLLRFDPTRLKNYQARITDQFAKPVIVSRTGYTGEDGLELIVRAEEANRVWENILLAGRDSNFIAAGLGARDTLRMEAGMPLYGHELSETVDPLSVGLSFAVNLADRSFIGDKALQRIKREGSPLTRIGLLPEGKRPAREGCDVLDAAGKKIGVVTSGGPSPTLGVPIAMAMIDRDHAHDPGFQIDIRGRAVAAQPTKLPFYRRAQ; via the coding sequence ATGACGCACTCATCCGCCCCTGCATCGCACGAACCGTCCGCGCCTGTTGGACTTGCTCAAACGCCGCTGGATTCTTGGCACCGCAGCGCCGGTGCCAAGATGGTGCCTTTCGCCGGGTATGAAATGCCCATCCAATATGGCGATGGCATCGTGGCCGAACACGAAGCCTGTCGGATGCGGGCGGCGTTATTTGACGTTTCCCACATGGGACGCTTGCGGTTCGACGGCGACGGTGCGGCTGAGTTCCTTGACCACGTGCTGACACGCCGTGTCAGCGATTTGCCCGTGGGTGGCGTGCGATATTCGATGATCTGCAACGCCGAGGGTGGTGTGCTCGACGATGTGCTCATCTCCCATCTGGAAACGCCTTCGGAACGACGATTCCATTTACTCGTCGTCAATGCGTCCAACCGGGAAAAAATCATCCAGTGGCTGACACCACTGCTGTCCGAGTTCCCGACGGTCACGATGTCGGATCGAACTGAGCTCACAGCAATGATCGCTGTCCAGGGTCCGCTCGCGATGGAGACCTGCAAGAAGCTCCTGCGATTCGATCCGACTCGCCTGAAGAACTATCAGGCCCGGATCACTGATCAGTTTGCCAAGCCCGTCATCGTTAGCCGCACGGGATACACGGGCGAGGATGGCTTGGAACTGATCGTCAGAGCTGAAGAAGCCAATCGGGTATGGGAAAATATTTTACTGGCAGGACGCGATTCGAATTTTATCGCCGCCGGTTTGGGGGCTCGTGATACCTTGCGAATGGAAGCTGGGATGCCTCTCTACGGACACGAGCTGAGCGAAACGGTTGATCCGCTGTCTGTCGGACTGTCGTTCGCAGTCAACCTCGCTGACCGCTCGTTCATTGGTGACAAGGCTCTACAGCGGATCAAACGCGAAGGCAGTCCGCTGACGCGAATCGGTCTGCTACCAGAAGGCAAACGTCCCGCTCGCGAAGGTTGCGATGTGCTCGATGCGGCCGGTAAGAAGATCGGCGTCGTCACCAGCGGTGGTCCGTCGCCCACACTCGGAGTTCCGATCGCGATGGCAATGATCGATCGCGACCACGCCCACGACCCTGGATTTCAAATTGATATTCGGGGCCGCGCCGTCGCGGCGCAGCCCACCAAACTGCCGTTTTATCGGCGTGCGCAGTGA
- the gcvH gene encoding glycine cleavage system protein GcvH, which yields MPRDVKQLRYAESHEWVDVAEENGDRIATIGISKFAIEALNDLVYMDLPEVGRKLAIGDEFGEVESVKAVSPLYSPVAGEVIAVHSDLPDNLEGLNDDPYDFGWIIKVKLDGEPAETLMDHAAYEKQCAQAG from the coding sequence ATGCCACGCGACGTGAAACAACTGCGATATGCCGAGTCCCATGAATGGGTCGATGTTGCTGAAGAGAATGGTGATCGGATTGCCACGATCGGCATTTCAAAATTTGCCATCGAAGCGCTCAACGATCTCGTCTACATGGACCTCCCCGAAGTCGGTCGGAAACTCGCGATCGGCGATGAGTTTGGGGAAGTGGAATCGGTCAAAGCGGTGAGCCCGCTATACAGCCCAGTCGCGGGCGAAGTGATTGCCGTTCACAGCGATTTGCCGGACAACCTCGAGGGGCTCAACGACGACCCGTACGATTTTGGCTGGATTATCAAAGTGAAACTTGATGGCGAGCCCGCGGAAACGCTGATGGATCACGCCGCATACGAAAAACAGTGCGCTCAAGCGGGCTAA
- the gcvPA gene encoding aminomethyl-transferring glycine dehydrogenase subunit GcvPA → MSYLFHTDNDRREMLEAIGAADINEIIDAQVPQSVQLQRQLDLPPSINEMELTAELTRLAALNANANSHVCFLGGGAYDHFIPAVVDEIASRGEYYTSYTPYQAEVSQGNLQVMFEYETLITQLTGLGVSNASLYDGGSAATEAVLMALAMQRGRNKVITSDVVHPQYREILAAYLRNIDAEIVVVASDESGCSSSIIDAIDDQTACVLVQHPNFIGGLEDVEAIATAAKAAGALTIESFDPVSLGRLRRPGDMGVDIAIAEGQSLGNPLAFGGPYLGVMACREELVRRLPGRIAGQTTDRRGKRCWVLTLQTREQHIRREKATSNICSNQTLLALRATVHLSLLGPDGLRETSDHCISKTAYAKQAIAASERFEVVGESASLKEFVVRDRSGDVAELLEYARNHELLAGIDLNPMVGLHSEGTLTGLPERYRDCFLVAVTEKRTRAEIDRWAQVLCHAPQTAAC, encoded by the coding sequence ATGTCCTATTTATTTCATACCGACAACGACCGTCGCGAGATGCTCGAAGCGATCGGTGCAGCTGATATCAATGAGATTATCGATGCGCAGGTCCCGCAGTCTGTCCAGCTCCAGCGTCAATTGGATTTGCCGCCCTCGATCAATGAGATGGAACTGACCGCTGAGCTAACACGCTTGGCGGCCCTTAACGCGAACGCGAACTCGCATGTGTGCTTCCTGGGTGGGGGCGCCTATGACCACTTTATCCCTGCTGTCGTCGACGAGATCGCCTCGCGTGGTGAGTACTACACCTCTTACACACCCTATCAAGCGGAGGTCAGCCAGGGCAATCTGCAGGTGATGTTCGAGTATGAGACACTGATCACGCAGTTGACCGGACTCGGGGTCAGTAACGCGAGCTTGTATGACGGGGGCTCGGCAGCGACTGAAGCCGTTTTGATGGCACTGGCGATGCAACGCGGCCGCAACAAAGTCATCACAAGTGATGTCGTTCATCCCCAGTATCGGGAAATTCTCGCTGCGTACCTACGGAATATTGACGCCGAAATCGTGGTGGTGGCCTCGGACGAGAGCGGGTGTTCATCGAGCATCATCGATGCGATCGATGACCAAACGGCATGTGTGCTGGTCCAACATCCCAATTTCATCGGCGGACTCGAGGACGTCGAAGCCATCGCGACGGCTGCGAAAGCGGCCGGTGCACTGACGATCGAGTCGTTCGATCCGGTCAGTCTTGGTCGGCTTCGCCGCCCCGGTGACATGGGTGTCGACATCGCGATCGCGGAAGGACAGAGCCTCGGCAATCCGCTGGCCTTTGGTGGACCCTATCTCGGCGTCATGGCCTGCCGCGAGGAGCTCGTGCGACGTCTGCCCGGCCGCATTGCGGGGCAAACGACCGACCGCCGCGGGAAACGTTGTTGGGTGCTGACGCTGCAAACCCGAGAACAACACATTCGGCGCGAAAAGGCGACGAGTAATATCTGTAGCAATCAAACCTTGTTGGCTCTGCGGGCGACCGTTCATCTGAGCCTGCTCGGACCAGACGGGCTGCGTGAAACGAGTGATCATTGCATCTCCAAAACCGCTTATGCCAAACAAGCAATTGCCGCATCCGAGCGATTTGAGGTCGTCGGCGAGAGCGCGTCGTTGAAGGAATTCGTCGTTCGCGATCGAAGCGGCGATGTGGCAGAGTTACTGGAATACGCGCGCAACCACGAACTGCTCGCAGGAATCGACCTCAATCCGATGGTGGGCCTGCACAGCGAGGGCACGCTGACGGGATTGCCGGAAAGGTATCGCGATTGTTTCCTTGTCGCGGTTACTGAGAAACGCACACGTGCTGAGATCGACCGTTGGGCGCAGGTGCTCTGCCATGCACCGCAGACAGCAGCCTGCTGA
- the gcvPB gene encoding aminomethyl-transferring glycine dehydrogenase subunit GcvPB: MRNQQSTQLLFELSRPGRRAHRLGQPDVPTTNTLDAFSDRFLADEPPPLPQLAEGDVVRHFVGLSTLNMSVDTHFYPLGSCTMKYNPKRNERIASLPGFADVHPMQDPSHLQGLLQLLYELQEMFAEISGLPGVSLQPAAGAHGELTALLVAEAYFRSIGSKRNIVLTADSAHGTNPASAQMAGFQTKTVKSNSDGLVDLDDLAAKLDENTAVFMLTNPNTLGLFDRNIEKMNQMVHDAGALIYLDGANMNAILGISRPGDFGADLMHYNPHKTFSGPHGGGGPGAGPICVRDFLTKFLPAPLVTRQELETEDGQTKWTYGLSEPTQDSIGRVRSFFGNTGVLVRAYIYLRTYGGDGLRRVSEDAVLSANYLLSQVKHFLDVPHGDRCMHEFVASASRLKKDKKISAMDLAKRILDYGFHAPTVYFPLVVDEAVMVEPTETESKQTLDAFVEALFRITDEEGDMVHEAPHSTRISRPDDVGAARRPILHWSDPSANDAAS; this comes from the coding sequence ATGCGTAATCAACAATCCACTCAGCTCCTGTTTGAACTCAGCCGTCCGGGGCGGCGTGCCCATCGTTTGGGACAGCCAGATGTACCCACGACCAACACGCTCGACGCGTTCTCGGATCGATTTTTAGCGGACGAGCCGCCACCTCTGCCGCAGCTCGCTGAAGGCGACGTCGTGCGGCACTTTGTCGGTCTGTCGACACTGAATATGAGTGTCGATACGCACTTCTATCCGCTCGGTTCCTGCACCATGAAGTACAACCCGAAACGCAACGAGCGAATTGCGTCGTTGCCGGGGTTTGCAGACGTGCACCCGATGCAGGATCCCTCACACCTGCAGGGGTTACTGCAACTCCTCTATGAATTGCAGGAAATGTTTGCCGAGATCAGTGGGCTGCCGGGAGTATCACTCCAGCCGGCTGCGGGGGCGCATGGCGAATTGACAGCGTTGCTCGTGGCCGAAGCCTATTTTCGCAGCATCGGTAGCAAGCGAAATATTGTGCTGACTGCGGACTCCGCCCACGGCACCAATCCCGCCAGTGCGCAGATGGCTGGATTCCAAACGAAAACGGTTAAGAGCAACTCCGACGGCTTGGTCGATCTCGACGATTTGGCTGCGAAGCTCGATGAAAACACAGCTGTGTTCATGCTCACCAATCCGAACACGCTCGGGCTGTTTGACCGCAATATCGAGAAGATGAACCAGATGGTGCATGATGCCGGTGCACTGATTTATCTCGATGGCGCGAATATGAATGCGATTCTAGGAATCAGCCGGCCGGGCGATTTCGGTGCTGACTTAATGCACTACAACCCTCACAAGACATTCTCCGGTCCACACGGTGGTGGCGGACCTGGAGCGGGCCCCATCTGCGTACGTGATTTCTTGACGAAATTCTTACCCGCGCCGCTGGTCACGCGGCAGGAGCTCGAAACGGAGGATGGTCAAACGAAGTGGACCTATGGGCTCTCGGAGCCCACACAGGATTCGATCGGACGGGTGCGTAGCTTCTTTGGCAATACCGGCGTTTTAGTGCGTGCTTACATCTACTTGCGGACCTACGGTGGCGACGGATTGCGGCGTGTCAGCGAAGACGCGGTGCTCAGTGCGAATTATCTGCTCAGCCAGGTCAAGCATTTCTTGGATGTGCCCCACGGAGATCGCTGCATGCACGAGTTCGTCGCCTCGGCATCTCGCCTCAAGAAGGACAAGAAGATTTCAGCAATGGATCTGGCGAAGCGAATTTTAGACTATGGATTCCACGCACCGACGGTTTACTTCCCACTCGTCGTGGATGAGGCCGTGATGGTCGAGCCGACCGAGACGGAGAGCAAACAGACACTCGACGCCTTTGTCGAGGCCTTGTTTCGGATCACCGATGAGGAAGGGGACATGGTTCATGAGGCACCGCATTCGACCAGGATCAGTCGGCCCGATGACGTCGGTGCGGCCCGCCGTCCCATCCTACACTGGAGTGACCCGTCAGCGAACGATGCTGCCTCGTGA
- a CDS encoding lipoate--protein ligase family protein — protein MSSTGRLLALSEFDGATNMSVDEAIVTAVAHSTAPPTLRFYAWSRPTLSLGYFQPISGASGWSDAPVDIVRRSTGGGAIMHHHELTYSLSLPLTDTGPGGRESVYRIVHQCVVDALKDVGVSASSYRDAVVSSTTRGVRSSLPPTSPTGLRTIAKTPAEAFLCFQRRTDEDLICGGYKVLGSAQRRVHGGVLQHGSLLLRVSPHADVLPGIVDLAAIDIDPSEFSQKLATQISEAMSIKWQDGELYDAELADSNRIRAERYTFFGWTHRR, from the coding sequence GTGAGCAGTACAGGACGTTTGCTGGCGTTGTCCGAATTTGACGGCGCGACCAACATGTCGGTCGACGAAGCGATTGTGACGGCCGTCGCTCATTCGACGGCACCACCGACGCTGCGGTTTTATGCTTGGAGCCGACCGACTTTGTCGCTGGGTTACTTTCAGCCTATCTCGGGTGCGAGCGGGTGGTCGGATGCGCCCGTTGACATCGTTCGCCGGTCAACCGGGGGAGGTGCAATCATGCACCATCACGAATTGACCTATTCGCTTTCTCTGCCCCTGACTGACACCGGGCCGGGTGGACGAGAAAGCGTTTACAGAATCGTACATCAATGCGTCGTCGATGCACTAAAAGACGTGGGAGTGTCTGCATCGTCCTACCGCGATGCGGTAGTCAGCAGCACCACGCGAGGCGTCCGGTCCAGCCTGCCGCCAACATCCCCCACAGGATTGCGTACTATTGCCAAGACTCCAGCGGAGGCGTTTCTGTGCTTTCAACGACGAACGGATGAGGATCTTATCTGCGGTGGGTACAAAGTACTCGGCAGCGCCCAACGCCGCGTGCATGGCGGAGTTTTGCAGCACGGCAGCTTACTGCTGCGGGTTTCACCGCACGCCGACGTGTTACCGGGGATTGTCGACCTCGCTGCTATTGATATCGATCCTAGTGAGTTTTCGCAGAAGTTAGCCACACAAATCAGCGAAGCGATGTCGATCAAGTGGCAGGACGGTGAACTGTACGATGCTGAACTTGCCGACAGCAATAGGATCCGAGCGGAGCGTTACACCTTTTTCGGTTGGACGCACCGACGTTAG